In the Helianthus annuus cultivar XRQ/B chromosome 11, HanXRQr2.0-SUNRISE, whole genome shotgun sequence genome, one interval contains:
- the LOC110891503 gene encoding huntingtin-interacting protein K, which yields MEGGDEGIERVEDSKDLQQQSKALDKLTDHVEDRQLDSTRVQEAMASIAASKEADLNAMRLREKELAAVKINAAEVDIIANELELDKKVAERTLREHKGDAVAAIRHLLHVGNL from the exons ATGGAAGGCGGAGACGAAGGGATAGAGAGAGTAGAAGACTCGAAGGATTTGCAGCAACAGAGCAAAGCACTCGACAAGCTAACCGATCATGTCGAAGATCGTCAGCTCGATTCCACTCGTGTTCAAGAG GCTATGGCTTCGATTGCTGCATCAAAGGAAGCTGATTTGAATGCTATGAGATTAAG GGAGAAAGAGTTGGCTGCTGTCAAAATCAATGCTGCTGAAGTTGACATCATTGCAAATGAACTAGAG CTGGACAAGAAGGTGGCTGAAAGAACATTAAGGGAACACAAAGGTGATGCAGTTGCTGCAATTAGGCATTTGCTTCATGTGGGTAATCTCTAA
- the LOC110891502 gene encoding uncharacterized protein LOC110891502 — MGSRNAAPPESPQFPSHSSAMQASESYSPPPTTPFLDGNLGKTMKSIARFTSIQAQRLSTTKGHEAKVLKICKESYDNASTDLQQAMKALSSKNVERVNSLLNTVLSDVGACRHEYAGKLSPFANYDDTVTKMTRSCLVVLRLAAPSTPTHAYTNDNDSIKIS, encoded by the coding sequence ATGGGCTCGCGCAATGCAGCTCCACCCGAGTCACCCCAATTCCCATCCCACTCTTCAGCAATGCAAGCATCCGAATCCTATTCTCCTCCACCAACCACTCCATTCCTCGATGGGAACTTGGGAAAGACAATGAAATCCATTGCACGCTTCACTTCCATTCAAGCTCAAAGGCTTTCCACCACCAAAGGACATGAAGCCAAGGTCCTTAAAATTTGTAAAGAGAGCTATGACAATGCGTCAACCGATCTCCAACAGGCAATGAAAGCATTGTCATCCAAGAACGTTGAACGTGTGAACTCGTTGCTTAACACTGTTTTGTCAGATGTTGGAGCTTGTAGACACGAGTATGCGGGAAAACTCTCCCCCTTTGCTAATTATGATGACACGGTTACAAAGATGACTAGAAGTTGCCTCGTAGTTCTTCGTTTGGCTGCTCCGTCAACCCCTACGCATGCTTATACAAATGACAATGACTCCATCAAGATATCATGA
- the LOC110889023 gene encoding ubiquitin-conjugating enzyme E2 32: protein MVDVDVEVMASTGKIRSWVLALVTVGNYIYCTVFVCFSQTEPNGRFETQTKICLSISNHHPKHWQPSWSVRTALIAFMPTNPNGALGSLDYMKEQRPDLAVKSRETAPNFGSPDRQKLIDEIHEYMISKASPVPQPNSPESSEPPAAATEQSCETPVSPANTNAITEITEHEEQHHEVPLNENQLPCKLTFF, encoded by the exons ATGGTGGATGTGGATGTGGAAGTAATGGCATCGACAGGCAAAATTAGGTCGTGGGTGTTGGCATTGGTGACTGTG GGCAATTATATTTACTGTACTGTCTTTGTTTGTTTCAGCCAAACGGAGCCAAACGGACGTTTTGAAACACAAACAAAAATTTGCTTAAGCATATCCAATCATCATCCTAAACATTGGCAACCATCATGGAGTG TTAGGACTGCTCTAATTGCATTTATGCCCACAAACCCTAATGGTGCTTTGGGCTCATTAGACTACATGAAAGAACAACGGCCTGATCTTGCAGTTAAATCTCGTGAAACTGCACCCAACTTTGGTTCTCCTGATCGTCAAAAGCTCATTGATGAG ATTCACGAGTACATGATCAGTAAGGCATCTCCGGTCCCTCAACCTAACTCCCCGGAATCTTCAGAACCACCAGCTGCCGCCACAGAACAATCCTGTGAAACACCGGTTAGTCCTGCTAACACTAATGCTATCACAGAGATAACTGAGCACGAAGAACAACATCATGAAGTTCCTTTAAACGAGAACCAGTTACCGTGCAAATTAACCTTTTTTTAA